One Cyprinus carpio isolate SPL01 chromosome A16, ASM1834038v1, whole genome shotgun sequence genomic region harbors:
- the LOC109081079 gene encoding uncharacterized protein LOC109081079 isoform X4, with translation MAKPTTSPRPQPEGASFELEGYSGNFGRPTGRFGRGACRRGPMKMERIKVLTGSEIESDFQEPETMDSRVVMGQEALLRNMDTQSGVLLGKQIGQETPSSGHQPSEPSMKCHIGLDENAKLDTGQVSSTADQTKSLTSVPEQEKSIGQIPECQVLESKVRDAELTDSSTLFPDNEGEPLSLSQGEVPSLSFSEPPYVVDPQRIGVLPGLDPDRYYTAPSTPIKMAYCSHLKQQWRPGSPSQSPGSPTDESDLCSPPTSPSGSYMTAEGGSWTSYTSSTSHSCSPNLTAEAELQEAPACYVESLSEIGDELGDDRTGNERDACLGKPDMPELLQDVACEVDILTRDTCSPHWVTEHVSTQENSSNKSKTDCQEDTGVSEGSLRPRDFQKAPDATQTFNDSHQSLEIDFNACFSEPSVSLDHPITPDDNASAALDTGSETPVTHSPETVDIESNSSNSLYLSASAPLFHGYSREDGLGSDAMFPASMLPFHGSLIIQADSMDITLFPTDDEQGNDVDAYAAGEEEADVDEYDDEDECDVEDVVNDEAQQQKAAWKVEKEVEDPNEDDTSASFLNSLSENSINEGVDESFAFQDDTEGSIDSTSYNGDEDDHMYSTEKHAELAQQFPGPDEPVQVEDDHLYSTEKHAELSQQFPGPDEPVQVEDDHLYSTEKHAELSQQFPGPDEPVQVEDDHLYSTEKHAELSQQFPGPDEPVQSVSHAKPESSGSESEMEISSGSSELPRVELQENLADCSVQGESVITQQISETKLLKGELSKELTAQTETMDMEGKQSTDPSTVTVTSEKGQQIATDDPTLPVDQGKVEQICSTVDSCVAGATAADMCYKTNVDDSQELDQKNGNSMELAETATNDLNKGVPQLTYLDECSPTNIPVCAYPELCDISDNLTPTDVLPFERSMNQDNLTENQPGNDVNQTSQTMSCSTYSRLVISPKKENSESYMTEEELYSESWTPRDPLSLGECCDFEAENLLMCEIARSVQSKGLPVSHNIAAGEDIMGDDEDNNRYCDLQEKMTDIDVGEVESNIASWRSIQDLSEAGGGEDDANNLQNPESNQLIDCSSDKGLMPLWNDPEKTSTPLILSASSEITLNMLSDDAKDVKDQTPNTDFNIPEDLSSDPLRKESDEITSERPQDVESCQGPNNVTLTATISPEHADLCGSSSKTVISYQSDNLGPVSNQGHSNSQKITLTNTDSVLENNLTFNLQGGSFGTFTFRKKPTDIKIVDPSESTIPQQISVSHKETSNSHDVASNEVVGEKVIQLRAHIKHETVTDEAKTTDRQFLEQETTTDAQDQETAKSDSHEKGKEGLKTCQKREEQDFTENVSFLEQNKNSDGDSHKSGLSQADSDEATPKTAQIANSGHATKPKVTDALKANIADLASMGNEKIQCQGKEMETTDIQAPHFDIFSVREEFGETLQKDDVSITENTALNQTPEQSMFDSPDPSCIEPKESVHTEPVAVTQTTDLTRPDGQKELSDRSLSRGSLTESTRDINDNHVGGSSFLRVDMPEQEMVSPTCSSTVVQEKDLSTPIQESQPIHEISQTSAAFSHIQPAPDSKPSQPDYQSPIRTPEISSMESAARETEEQTPTLVPIQDTYDHESERTVMTAKPCRHENPPVCKGHQTEQSQSTTPTGQTDSTHVQRTLNQSDEREMLPCISPRPDSLVKTQQKQAERLSIERDLCPISYRSKGPEDVDLPFKNNIGSGNETDSDGSVPELEEPSGTLLRPSNPQLAHSPADESVSRAKQSRSEKKARKAMSKLGLKQIHGVTRITIRKSKNILFVITRPDVFKSPASDIYIVFGEAKIEDLSQQVHKAAAEKFKVPLDPSPLPSDITPTLTIKEESEEEEELDEGGLEQRDIELVMAQANVSRAKAVRALRHNKNDIVNAIMELTM, from the exons ATGGCCAAACCAACCACATCTCCTCGCCCACAGCCTGAGGGTGCAAGTTTTGAATTAGAAGGGTATTCTGGAAATTTCGGCCGACCAACAGGGCGGTTTGGTAGAGGAGCCTGCAGACGAGGTCCTATGAAAATGGAACGGATCAAAGTCCTAACTGGATCAGAAATAGAAAGTGACTTTCAAGAGCCAGAGACCATGGACTCAAGGGTGGTAATGGGGCAAGAGGCTCTGCTGAGAAACATGGACACACAAAGTGGAGTGCTGCTAGGAAAGCAGATAGGTCAAGAAACACCTAGTTCAGGACACCAGCCCTCAGAACCTTCCATGAAATGTCACATTGGGCTAGATGAAAATGCAAAGCTAGATACTGGTCAGGTGAGTTCTACTGCAGATCAGACTAAGAGTTTGACTTCAGTTCCAGAACAGGAGAAAAGCATAGGTCAGATACCTGAATGTCAAGTCCTAGAGTCCAAAGTGAGAGATGCCGAATTGACAGACAGCAGTACTCTTTTCCCAGATAATGAGGGAGAGCCACTGTCTTTATCTCAGGGTGAAGTGCCTTCCTTGTCATTTTCCGAGCCTCCCTATGTTGTTGACCCACAACGCATTGGTGTCCTTCCAGGACTTGATCCTGATCGCTACTATACAGCCCCTTCCACCCCCATTAAGATGGCTTACTGCTCACATCTCAAGCAACAGTGGCGCCCAGGGAGCCCAAGCcaaagtccaggatctccaacTGATGAGTCTGATCTGTGCTCCCCTCCTACCTCTCCCTCTGGTTCCTACATGACTGCTGAGGGAGGCAGCTGGACTTCATACACCTCCAGCACCTCCCACTCATGCTCTCCAAACTTAACAGCTGAGGCAGAGTTGCAAGAAGCTCCTGCTTGCTATGTGGAGTCCCTCTCAGAGATTGGTGATGAGCTTGGAGATGATCGAACTGGTAACGAAAGGGATGCTTGTCTGGGTAAACCTGATATGCCGGAGTTGCTGCAAGATGTTGCCTGTGAAGTGGATATACTAACAAGGGACACCTGTAGTCCTCATTGGGTTACAGAACATGTTTCCACACAAGAGAACAGCAGCAACAAGAGTAAAACAGACTGCCAGGAGGACACAGGGGTGTCTGAGGGCTCTCTGAGGCCTAGAGATTTCCAGAAAGCCCCTGATGCAACTCAAACTTTTAATGATTCACATCAAAGTCTTGAAATAGATTTCAATGCCTGTTTCTCAGAGCCATCTGTGAGCCTGGATCACCCTATAACACCAGACGATAATGCATCTGCTGCACTGGATACAGGGAGCGAAACCCCTGTCACCCACTCTCCAGAGACTGTAGACATAGAAAGTAATAGCAGTAATAGTTTATATCTCAGTGCCTCTGCTCCTCTGTTCCATGGCTATTCTAGAGAGGATGGGCTTGGGAGTGATGCAATGTTTCCTGCTTCTATGTTGCCTTTCCATGGAAGCCTGATAATCCAGGCAGATTCCATGGATATAACCCTGTTCCCCACTGATGATGAGCAGGGGAATGATGTGGATGCATATGCTGCTGGAGAAGAGGAAGCCGATGTAGATGAgtatgatgatgaagatgagtgTGATGTTGAAGATGTGGTTAATGATGAGGCACAGCAACAAAAGGCAGCTTGGAAGGTTGAAAAGGAAGTGGAAGACCCAAATGAAGATGACACCTCTGCATCCTTTCTAAATTCCCTTTCAGAGAATTCAATAAACGAAGGTGTAGATGAGTCCTTTGCTTTTCAGGATGACACTGAGGGCTCAATTGATTCCACGTCTTATAACGGGGATGAAGACGACCATATGTACTCCACAGAGAAGCATGCAGAACTCGCTCAACAGTTCCCTGGGCCAGATGAACCTGTGCAGGTTGAAGACGACCATCTGTACTCCACAGAGAAGCATGCAGAACTCTCCCAACAGTTCCCTGGGCCAGATGAACCTGTGCAGGTTGAAGACGACCATCTGTACTCCACAGAGAAGCATGCAGAACTCTCCCAACAGTTCCCTGGGCCAGATGAACCTGTGCAGGTTGAAGACGACCATCTGTACTCCACAGAGAAGCATGCAGAACTCTCCCAACAGTTCCCTGGGCCAGATGAACCTGTGCAGTCAGTAAGCCATGCAAAACCCGAATCTTCTGGTAGTGAGAGTGAAATGGAGATATCCTCCGGATCATCTGAACTTCCACGTGTAGAACTTCAAGAGAATCTGGCAGACTGCAGTGTTCAAGGTGAAAGCGTAATCACACAACAAATTTCAGAAACAAAGTTGCTGAAGGGTGAGCTTTCAAAAGAATTGACTGCACAGACCGAAACAATGGATATGGAAGGAAAACAGAGTACAGATCCATCAACAGTCACGGTAACATCAGAGAAAGGACAGCAGATCGCCACAGATGATCCAACATTACCTGTTGATCAAGGCAAAGTAGAACAAATTTGTAGTACAGTTGATTCCTGTGTGGCAGGTGCTACAGCTGCTGACATGTGCTACAAGACTAACGTAGATGATAGCCAGGAACTGGATCAGAAAAATGGAAATAGTATGGAGTTAGCAGAAACCGCAACCAATGACCTAAATAAGGGAGTCCCCCAACTAACATACCTGGATGAATGCAGCCCCACAAACATTCCAGTTTGTGCCTATCCTGAACTGTGTGACATCTCAGATAATTTAACACCAACTGATGTTTTACCATTTGAACGTTCCATGAATCAAGATAATCTGACAGAGAATCAACCTGGCAATGATGTAAACCAAACCTCTCAAACTATGTCCTGCTCCACATACAGCAGACTTGTCATTTCGCCAAAGAAAGAGAACTCTGAGAGCTATATGACAGAAGAGGAACTTTACTCTGAGAGTTGGACACCAAGGGACCCCTTGTCTTTAGGTGAATGCTGTGACTTTGAGGCTGAAAATCTGCTCATGTGTGAGATAGCTAGATCAGTGCAGAGTAAAGGTTTGCCTGTCTCTCATAACATTGCCGCTGGAGAAGACATCATGGGTGATGATGAGGACAACAACCGATATTGTGACCTCCAAGAGAAAATGACAGACATTGATGTTGGTGAGGTTGAGTCAAACATTGCCAGCTGGAGATCGATTCAAGATCTTTCAGAGGCAGGAGGGGGTGAGGATGATGCAAATAACCTTCAAAATCCAGAGAGCAATCAACTCATAGATTGCAGTTCAGATAAGGGTCTGATGCCATTGTGGAATGATCCAGAAAAAACTTCCACACCCTTAATCCTGAGTGCTTCATCAGAAATTACATTGAATatgctttcagatgatgcaaaAGATGTGAAAGATCAAACTCCAAATACAGACTTCAACATTCCAGAGGATTTATCTTCAGACCCATTAAGGAAGGAAAGTGATGAAATAACATCTGAACGGCCTCAGGATGTGGAATCTTGTCAAGGACCTAATAATGTCACATTAACAGCAACCATTTCCCCAGAACACGCTGATCTTTGTGGATCTTCTTCAAAAACAGTCATTTCTTACCAATCAGATAATCTTGGTCCAGTTTCAAATCAGGGTCATtcaaattctcaaaaaattaccCTAACAAACACTGACTCTGTCTTGGAAAACAATCTCACATTCAACTTGCAAGGAGGATCGTTTGGTACCTTCACATTCAGAAAGAAACCAACTGATATAAAGATTGTTGACCCCTCAGAATCAACAATTCCCCAACAGATTTCCGTCTCTCATAAAGAGACATCAAACTCCCATGATGTGGCTTCAAATGAGGTTGTGGGGGAGAAAGTAATTCAGTTAAGAGCACACATCAAACATGAAACAGTAACAGATGAAGCTAAAACCACTGACAGACAATTTCTTGAACAAGAGACTACAACTGACgctcaggatcaggaaacagcTAAATCTGACTCACATGAGAAGGGAAAAGAGGGATTGAAAACATGTCAAAAGAGAGAGGAACAAGATTTTACAGAGAATGTTTCATTCCTGGAGCAGAACAAAAATTCTGATGGCGATTCACATAAATCAGGTCTTTCCCAAGCTGACAGTGATGAGGCAACACCAAAAACAGCACAGATTGCTAATTCTGGTCATGCCACAAAACCAAAGGTAACTGATGCCCTTAAAGCCAACATTGCAGATTTAGCCTCAATGGGAAATGAAAAGATCCAGTGCCAAGGAAAGGAAATGGAGACTACAGATATTCAAGCTccacattttgatatattttcagtgAGAGAGGAATTTGGTGAAACCCTGCAGAAAGATGATGTCTCTATAACAGAGAACACTGCACTTAACCAAACACCAGAACAATCAATGTTTGACTCCCCTGACCCTAGCTGTATTGAGCCAAAAGAGTCTGTTCATACAGAGCcagttgctgtaactcagacaACAGACCTTACAAGGCCAGATGGGCAGAAAGAACTTTCAGACAGATCTTTGAGCAGAGGAAGTTTGACAGAAAGCACAAGAGACATCAATGACAATCACGTAGGGGGCAGTTCATTCCTCAGGGTGGACATGCCAGAACAAGAAATGGTCTCTCCAACATGTTCATCCACTGTTGTCCAGGAGAAGGATCTCTCTACCCCCATTCAGGAGTCACAGCCCATCCATGAGATCTCCCAAACTTCTGCTGCCTTCTCACATATTCAGCCAGCTCCTGACAGCAAACCCAGCCAACCTGACTATCAAAGTCCCATTCGGACTCCTGAAATAAGCAGTATGGAATCAGCAGCAAGGGAAACAGAGGAACAAACACCAACTTTGGTTCCTATTCAAGACACATATGATCATGAAAGTGAAAGAACAGTCATGACAGCAAAACCATGCAGACATGAGAACCCTCCAG taTGCAAGGGACACCAAACAGAACAGTCCCAGTCCACAACACCCACTGGACAAACAGACAGTACCCATGTCCAAAGAACACTGAATCAGTCAGATGAAAGAGAGATGCTCCCCTGCATCAGTCCACGACCAGACTCCTTGGTAAAAACTCAGCAAAAGCAAGCTGAGCGACTGAGTATAGAGCGAGACTTGTGCCCAATTAGCTACAGATCAAAAGGCCCAGAGGATGTGGATCTCCCCTTCAAAAACAATA tagGTTCAGGTAATGAAACAGACAGTGATGGCTCAGTACCTGAGCTAGAGGAACCCAGTGGGACATTGCTGAGACCCTCAAATCCACAG
- the LOC109081079 gene encoding uncharacterized protein LOC109081079 isoform X1 produces MPGETAHRSGPTQGLLDSGDPQSELPGPDLSGQTSSSSASTPTDSASSPSPSSPPKLSPLCTPFGPRLVMAKPTTSPRPQPEGASFELEGYSGNFGRPTGRFGRGACRRGPMKMERIKVLTGSEIESDFQEPETMDSRVVMGQEALLRNMDTQSGVLLGKQIGQETPSSGHQPSEPSMKCHIGLDENAKLDTGQVSSTADQTKSLTSVPEQEKSIGQIPECQVLESKVRDAELTDSSTLFPDNEGEPLSLSQGEVPSLSFSEPPYVVDPQRIGVLPGLDPDRYYTAPSTPIKMAYCSHLKQQWRPGSPSQSPGSPTDESDLCSPPTSPSGSYMTAEGGSWTSYTSSTSHSCSPNLTAEAELQEAPACYVESLSEIGDELGDDRTGNERDACLGKPDMPELLQDVACEVDILTRDTCSPHWVTEHVSTQENSSNKSKTDCQEDTGVSEGSLRPRDFQKAPDATQTFNDSHQSLEIDFNACFSEPSVSLDHPITPDDNASAALDTGSETPVTHSPETVDIESNSSNSLYLSASAPLFHGYSREDGLGSDAMFPASMLPFHGSLIIQADSMDITLFPTDDEQGNDVDAYAAGEEEADVDEYDDEDECDVEDVVNDEAQQQKAAWKVEKEVEDPNEDDTSASFLNSLSENSINEGVDESFAFQDDTEGSIDSTSYNGDEDDHMYSTEKHAELAQQFPGPDEPVQVEDDHLYSTEKHAELSQQFPGPDEPVQVEDDHLYSTEKHAELSQQFPGPDEPVQVEDDHLYSTEKHAELSQQFPGPDEPVQSVSHAKPESSGSESEMEISSGSSELPRVELQENLADCSVQGESVITQQISETKLLKGELSKELTAQTETMDMEGKQSTDPSTVTVTSEKGQQIATDDPTLPVDQGKVEQICSTVDSCVAGATAADMCYKTNVDDSQELDQKNGNSMELAETATNDLNKGVPQLTYLDECSPTNIPVCAYPELCDISDNLTPTDVLPFERSMNQDNLTENQPGNDVNQTSQTMSCSTYSRLVISPKKENSESYMTEEELYSESWTPRDPLSLGECCDFEAENLLMCEIARSVQSKGLPVSHNIAAGEDIMGDDEDNNRYCDLQEKMTDIDVGEVESNIASWRSIQDLSEAGGGEDDANNLQNPESNQLIDCSSDKGLMPLWNDPEKTSTPLILSASSEITLNMLSDDAKDVKDQTPNTDFNIPEDLSSDPLRKESDEITSERPQDVESCQGPNNVTLTATISPEHADLCGSSSKTVISYQSDNLGPVSNQGHSNSQKITLTNTDSVLENNLTFNLQGGSFGTFTFRKKPTDIKIVDPSESTIPQQISVSHKETSNSHDVASNEVVGEKVIQLRAHIKHETVTDEAKTTDRQFLEQETTTDAQDQETAKSDSHEKGKEGLKTCQKREEQDFTENVSFLEQNKNSDGDSHKSGLSQADSDEATPKTAQIANSGHATKPKVTDALKANIADLASMGNEKIQCQGKEMETTDIQAPHFDIFSVREEFGETLQKDDVSITENTALNQTPEQSMFDSPDPSCIEPKESVHTEPVAVTQTTDLTRPDGQKELSDRSLSRGSLTESTRDINDNHVGGSSFLRVDMPEQEMVSPTCSSTVVQEKDLSTPIQESQPIHEISQTSAAFSHIQPAPDSKPSQPDYQSPIRTPEISSMESAARETEEQTPTLVPIQDTYDHESERTVMTAKPCRHENPPVCKGHQTEQSQSTTPTGQTDSTHVQRTLNQSDEREMLPCISPRPDSLVKTQQKQAERLSIERDLCPISYRSKGPEDVDLPFKNNIGSGNETDSDGSVPELEEPSGTLLRPSNPQLAHSPADESVSRAKQSRSEKKARKAMSKLGLKQIHGVTRITIRKSKNILFVITRPDVFKSPASDIYIVFGEAKIEDLSQQVHKAAAEKFKVPLDPSPLPSDITPTLTIKEESEEEEELDEGGLEQRDIELVMAQANVSRAKAVRALRHNKNDIVNAIMELTM; encoded by the exons ATGCCTGGTGAGACTGCACATCGGAGCGGCCCCACACAGGGCCTTTTGGACTCTGGAGACCCACAATCAGAGCTGCCAGGACCAG ATCTGTCTGGTCAAACATCCAGCTCTTCAGCCTCAACTCCAACAGACAGTGCCTCCAGTCCTTCTCCCAGCAGCCCTCCAAAACTCTCCCCACTATGTACTCCTTTTGGACCCCGCCTGGTAATGGCCAAACCAACCACATCTCCTCGCCCACAGCCTGAGGGTGCAAGTTTTGAATTAGAAGGGTATTCTGGAAATTTCGGCCGACCAACAGGGCGGTTTGGTAGAGGAGCCTGCAGACGAGGTCCTATGAAAATGGAACGGATCAAAGTCCTAACTGGATCAGAAATAGAAAGTGACTTTCAAGAGCCAGAGACCATGGACTCAAGGGTGGTAATGGGGCAAGAGGCTCTGCTGAGAAACATGGACACACAAAGTGGAGTGCTGCTAGGAAAGCAGATAGGTCAAGAAACACCTAGTTCAGGACACCAGCCCTCAGAACCTTCCATGAAATGTCACATTGGGCTAGATGAAAATGCAAAGCTAGATACTGGTCAGGTGAGTTCTACTGCAGATCAGACTAAGAGTTTGACTTCAGTTCCAGAACAGGAGAAAAGCATAGGTCAGATACCTGAATGTCAAGTCCTAGAGTCCAAAGTGAGAGATGCCGAATTGACAGACAGCAGTACTCTTTTCCCAGATAATGAGGGAGAGCCACTGTCTTTATCTCAGGGTGAAGTGCCTTCCTTGTCATTTTCCGAGCCTCCCTATGTTGTTGACCCACAACGCATTGGTGTCCTTCCAGGACTTGATCCTGATCGCTACTATACAGCCCCTTCCACCCCCATTAAGATGGCTTACTGCTCACATCTCAAGCAACAGTGGCGCCCAGGGAGCCCAAGCcaaagtccaggatctccaacTGATGAGTCTGATCTGTGCTCCCCTCCTACCTCTCCCTCTGGTTCCTACATGACTGCTGAGGGAGGCAGCTGGACTTCATACACCTCCAGCACCTCCCACTCATGCTCTCCAAACTTAACAGCTGAGGCAGAGTTGCAAGAAGCTCCTGCTTGCTATGTGGAGTCCCTCTCAGAGATTGGTGATGAGCTTGGAGATGATCGAACTGGTAACGAAAGGGATGCTTGTCTGGGTAAACCTGATATGCCGGAGTTGCTGCAAGATGTTGCCTGTGAAGTGGATATACTAACAAGGGACACCTGTAGTCCTCATTGGGTTACAGAACATGTTTCCACACAAGAGAACAGCAGCAACAAGAGTAAAACAGACTGCCAGGAGGACACAGGGGTGTCTGAGGGCTCTCTGAGGCCTAGAGATTTCCAGAAAGCCCCTGATGCAACTCAAACTTTTAATGATTCACATCAAAGTCTTGAAATAGATTTCAATGCCTGTTTCTCAGAGCCATCTGTGAGCCTGGATCACCCTATAACACCAGACGATAATGCATCTGCTGCACTGGATACAGGGAGCGAAACCCCTGTCACCCACTCTCCAGAGACTGTAGACATAGAAAGTAATAGCAGTAATAGTTTATATCTCAGTGCCTCTGCTCCTCTGTTCCATGGCTATTCTAGAGAGGATGGGCTTGGGAGTGATGCAATGTTTCCTGCTTCTATGTTGCCTTTCCATGGAAGCCTGATAATCCAGGCAGATTCCATGGATATAACCCTGTTCCCCACTGATGATGAGCAGGGGAATGATGTGGATGCATATGCTGCTGGAGAAGAGGAAGCCGATGTAGATGAgtatgatgatgaagatgagtgTGATGTTGAAGATGTGGTTAATGATGAGGCACAGCAACAAAAGGCAGCTTGGAAGGTTGAAAAGGAAGTGGAAGACCCAAATGAAGATGACACCTCTGCATCCTTTCTAAATTCCCTTTCAGAGAATTCAATAAACGAAGGTGTAGATGAGTCCTTTGCTTTTCAGGATGACACTGAGGGCTCAATTGATTCCACGTCTTATAACGGGGATGAAGACGACCATATGTACTCCACAGAGAAGCATGCAGAACTCGCTCAACAGTTCCCTGGGCCAGATGAACCTGTGCAGGTTGAAGACGACCATCTGTACTCCACAGAGAAGCATGCAGAACTCTCCCAACAGTTCCCTGGGCCAGATGAACCTGTGCAGGTTGAAGACGACCATCTGTACTCCACAGAGAAGCATGCAGAACTCTCCCAACAGTTCCCTGGGCCAGATGAACCTGTGCAGGTTGAAGACGACCATCTGTACTCCACAGAGAAGCATGCAGAACTCTCCCAACAGTTCCCTGGGCCAGATGAACCTGTGCAGTCAGTAAGCCATGCAAAACCCGAATCTTCTGGTAGTGAGAGTGAAATGGAGATATCCTCCGGATCATCTGAACTTCCACGTGTAGAACTTCAAGAGAATCTGGCAGACTGCAGTGTTCAAGGTGAAAGCGTAATCACACAACAAATTTCAGAAACAAAGTTGCTGAAGGGTGAGCTTTCAAAAGAATTGACTGCACAGACCGAAACAATGGATATGGAAGGAAAACAGAGTACAGATCCATCAACAGTCACGGTAACATCAGAGAAAGGACAGCAGATCGCCACAGATGATCCAACATTACCTGTTGATCAAGGCAAAGTAGAACAAATTTGTAGTACAGTTGATTCCTGTGTGGCAGGTGCTACAGCTGCTGACATGTGCTACAAGACTAACGTAGATGATAGCCAGGAACTGGATCAGAAAAATGGAAATAGTATGGAGTTAGCAGAAACCGCAACCAATGACCTAAATAAGGGAGTCCCCCAACTAACATACCTGGATGAATGCAGCCCCACAAACATTCCAGTTTGTGCCTATCCTGAACTGTGTGACATCTCAGATAATTTAACACCAACTGATGTTTTACCATTTGAACGTTCCATGAATCAAGATAATCTGACAGAGAATCAACCTGGCAATGATGTAAACCAAACCTCTCAAACTATGTCCTGCTCCACATACAGCAGACTTGTCATTTCGCCAAAGAAAGAGAACTCTGAGAGCTATATGACAGAAGAGGAACTTTACTCTGAGAGTTGGACACCAAGGGACCCCTTGTCTTTAGGTGAATGCTGTGACTTTGAGGCTGAAAATCTGCTCATGTGTGAGATAGCTAGATCAGTGCAGAGTAAAGGTTTGCCTGTCTCTCATAACATTGCCGCTGGAGAAGACATCATGGGTGATGATGAGGACAACAACCGATATTGTGACCTCCAAGAGAAAATGACAGACATTGATGTTGGTGAGGTTGAGTCAAACATTGCCAGCTGGAGATCGATTCAAGATCTTTCAGAGGCAGGAGGGGGTGAGGATGATGCAAATAACCTTCAAAATCCAGAGAGCAATCAACTCATAGATTGCAGTTCAGATAAGGGTCTGATGCCATTGTGGAATGATCCAGAAAAAACTTCCACACCCTTAATCCTGAGTGCTTCATCAGAAATTACATTGAATatgctttcagatgatgcaaaAGATGTGAAAGATCAAACTCCAAATACAGACTTCAACATTCCAGAGGATTTATCTTCAGACCCATTAAGGAAGGAAAGTGATGAAATAACATCTGAACGGCCTCAGGATGTGGAATCTTGTCAAGGACCTAATAATGTCACATTAACAGCAACCATTTCCCCAGAACACGCTGATCTTTGTGGATCTTCTTCAAAAACAGTCATTTCTTACCAATCAGATAATCTTGGTCCAGTTTCAAATCAGGGTCATtcaaattctcaaaaaattaccCTAACAAACACTGACTCTGTCTTGGAAAACAATCTCACATTCAACTTGCAAGGAGGATCGTTTGGTACCTTCACATTCAGAAAGAAACCAACTGATATAAAGATTGTTGACCCCTCAGAATCAACAATTCCCCAACAGATTTCCGTCTCTCATAAAGAGACATCAAACTCCCATGATGTGGCTTCAAATGAGGTTGTGGGGGAGAAAGTAATTCAGTTAAGAGCACACATCAAACATGAAACAGTAACAGATGAAGCTAAAACCACTGACAGACAATTTCTTGAACAAGAGACTACAACTGACgctcaggatcaggaaacagcTAAATCTGACTCACATGAGAAGGGAAAAGAGGGATTGAAAACATGTCAAAAGAGAGAGGAACAAGATTTTACAGAGAATGTTTCATTCCTGGAGCAGAACAAAAATTCTGATGGCGATTCACATAAATCAGGTCTTTCCCAAGCTGACAGTGATGAGGCAACACCAAAAACAGCACAGATTGCTAATTCTGGTCATGCCACAAAACCAAAGGTAACTGATGCCCTTAAAGCCAACATTGCAGATTTAGCCTCAATGGGAAATGAAAAGATCCAGTGCCAAGGAAAGGAAATGGAGACTACAGATATTCAAGCTccacattttgatatattttcagtgAGAGAGGAATTTGGTGAAACCCTGCAGAAAGATGATGTCTCTATAACAGAGAACACTGCACTTAACCAAACACCAGAACAATCAATGTTTGACTCCCCTGACCCTAGCTGTATTGAGCCAAAAGAGTCTGTTCATACAGAGCcagttgctgtaactcagacaACAGACCTTACAAGGCCAGATGGGCAGAAAGAACTTTCAGACAGATCTTTGAGCAGAGGAAGTTTGACAGAAAGCACAAGAGACATCAATGACAATCACGTAGGGGGCAGTTCATTCCTCAGGGTGGACATGCCAGAACAAGAAATGGTCTCTCCAACATGTTCATCCACTGTTGTCCAGGAGAAGGATCTCTCTACCCCCATTCAGGAGTCACAGCCCATCCATGAGATCTCCCAAACTTCTGCTGCCTTCTCACATATTCAGCCAGCTCCTGACAGCAAACCCAGCCAACCTGACTATCAAAGTCCCATTCGGACTCCTGAAATAAGCAGTATGGAATCAGCAGCAAGGGAAACAGAGGAACAAACACCAACTTTGGTTCCTATTCAAGACACATATGATCATGAAAGTGAAAGAACAGTCATGACAGCAAAACCATGCAGACATGAGAACCCTCCAG taTGCAAGGGACACCAAACAGAACAGTCCCAGTCCACAACACCCACTGGACAAACAGACAGTACCCATGTCCAAAGAACACTGAATCAGTCAGATGAAAGAGAGATGCTCCCCTGCATCAGTCCACGACCAGACTCCTTGGTAAAAACTCAGCAAAAGCAAGCTGAGCGACTGAGTATAGAGCGAGACTTGTGCCCAATTAGCTACAGATCAAAAGGCCCAGAGGATGTGGATCTCCCCTTCAAAAACAATA tagGTTCAGGTAATGAAACAGACAGTGATGGCTCAGTACCTGAGCTAGAGGAACCCAGTGGGACATTGCTGAGACCCTCAAATCCACAG